The Paralichthys olivaceus isolate ysfri-2021 chromosome 2, ASM2471397v2, whole genome shotgun sequence genomic interval ACAGCCTTTCCAGAaaacctctgactcaagaagtCCAAATGATAAAGTTATAATGGAAGTGGAAATGGTGAAAGTGTGGGAGATGCCCTATTGTGACACAGCTACAGTGAGGAAGATGATCTATGTTTGACCCCTGCAGGCGCCTGGTTAACTGTATAACTGTTGAGAAAGATCCTTTACAGTTTGACATGAAACTAGAAAATCTAGTTAAAACTAGTTTTATGGTACATAGGCCTGAGGGAAATTAAACATCTGAAATGCACCTATGATGTTCTGTTGATGGACACACATGTCTTTTGTTATAATTATCTATTGTATATattctaaaatgtgtttttagctCAGCCCTTGTGGTTCTGCTTTTGTACGACAAGGAGCTGTCTTCTGTCTATCTATTTTCAACAGGAAGGCTAAATATCGAACATTAATATCATATGAAATGAGGATAATCAGAAATGGTTAAGTAGCATCAAGCATCCAGAACTGTGAAATACAATTTTACttgagatgaaaacacagatgcatttgagaagtttgtctttattttgtgGCTTAAgcaatatttttatgtttatagtGAAACAAATGACTGTATAATGTGATAGAAGTTGCTTGTGGTAGAACCTGCACAGAATTATCACCAGACTCTGCAGACCACCTCGGGTCGACagtattttctcacatttttagCTTCTGGTTCCGGTTCCATGGCCAACAACTTAATGTTTTGGTCAGTCTCACTGCCCTCACCAGTTTCTCTGGCTATAGCAGTTTACTGTAAAGAAGCTCTGTGAGCCAGTGTCTGCTGCACCATATACCAGTCTAAGTTAGCAGCTGGTAAATATGGCTGAATATTGGCAAGATAAATTTAGGAAAGATTCATTTTGTTTAGATAAAATTATTGATAATTCAGCTCAGGTAAACGGGTATCAGGTAAACACCATTGTTGTAGCACCTTTAAGGGTTTATCATGGAACTTATTTTACATTCACCAAGTGAATATGAAATTTAACTTGATATGAAATTGTGTCAACTGAACATCATAGACTAAAGTTTGTTGCTGCTAACGCAAGTAACTCAGGGTGGCATCAttactttttaaatcaaagttaaCGTCTTGTCCATGTTGTAATCAATTGATTTCcacaaaataaacatcttgCACATCGTACAGCCCTTACTCAACCACTTACACAAAGAAACCACTGCAATATGATGTTAGatgcaaatgtgcaaatgttcaccgagagaagcagcagatgtAAAAACTATTcttcagctaaaaaaaaaagtatatcgGATCAGTCGATGAACCTCTCATCTATATGAAATATGTACGATACAAAAattactgtaaatataaataatattgataGGATTAGAATAACCTCTATGTGCTCATACAGGTATTTCTGCATTTAGCAGGTGATGAATCAGATATTTTTATCAGAAACTTGTAGATATTGGAAACTCagctaaaataaatgtatattaattTAGATTTGACAGATGGACGGAAAAATTACTAATCAATAATATGTATGTATAAGTGTACCTTAAGAAATTCACAAGTAAACAAAGTATATTAACTTGTACATGTGAAGAATGTGGTCACAGACATGTTGGCACATTCAAAGCAATACAGAATATCCACAGATTTAAGACAAAAGTGGTTTTATTATGCGCTGAGAAATTGATAATGAGGCCTGGTAAATATCCTGGTGAAGACAGTAGGTGTTTGTCTAATATTAAATAATGTTGCTGTTGATCAGGCTGTTTTCAGTTATCACCATCCACACACACGCTCCTCCTACGCAGCATGTGAAGCCTTCAATAATCACGGCAGCCTGTGTATTAGTTTGAACCTCTACCCATTTTTCtatgtttgatttaaattattATGTATTCAAAGGATTGGTCTTCATAGCGGGGAGGAAAAATGACTTTTTCATTATGGCGCGCTGCTGAAAGGCTGGTGTTGGAGCTTCACTCTTTTCAGGCAAGGTTATGagatggagggaagagagacagaatatAAAAGGCTGTTTAATTGCTGATTGATCACAGTGTAGTATTCTACATTATCGGGGGAGTATAATGAGTCGCCAAGTTGCTTTGCAGTAAATTCCAAAAGTACAGAGGCGTTCCATCACTCAGTCGATTGAGGACTTGTTCTCTGAGTCCTTGAACACTAGCAGAGTGGAAGCTAAATGTTAAAACTGTTGTATTGAgatgtaatatttaaatgttgatactttctcctcttctctgcaggACCTGTGAGCAGTATGTTGGTCAGTCGCTTTGGAAGCCGACCAATAGTGATGCTGGGTGGACTGATGTGTGGGGTCTCTATGGTAACGGCTTCTTTTGGGAACTCCATCGTTTACATCTACTTTTTCATTGGCATCATTGGAGGTACAGTGCTTGGATATTGTTGTacgaaatcttttttttttttttacagtttcatgtGACACTGCTTTACCATTTTTATTAATTCTACTACTTCGATGTTGGCCTTGAGAATCCATAGAAAATTAGGCCTTGATCATTCCAGGTATCAATATCTGTCCTGAGGGATCTGATCACAAGGGGACGATATTAAGTATGTGTGTTCACGCCTGAAATCCATCCTGAATGTGAACTTGTGATTAGTTCTCACTTCCCTGCCCTATACGCAAATAATCACATATGTAATTTCTGTTCATGAATActaaatgatgttgtttttacccagtatGCATTCACAgatgtgtcagagagagaggagtcaggaggggATACATTAATTATGTGTCGCTTGTGTGTGAAGAAAGAATTGACCAATTTGAGAAAAACTGTCAATCAATGAAACTGTAGTGGGGCAGGGGACATTAGCTGGGCAggtggtccttcatatgtggctcaggatgcatttgtgttcaAGCAGCGAAAAGAATGTAGCCGCATGCATCCCAGACGACCTCtgaatgtggtttgagtgatCTGATCTCAGGACTCATGGGTGtgttcagacctgaacttaTTTCttaccacttgtgattggatcactccGGACGCATGTTAATATGAGGTGTGAAGGGGTCTTTGTTGACCAAGAGATCATAGCTTGAAACTAAAACAAGGCAATCCAGTGAATGAGCCAGCTAATTTCACAATATGgattactttctttctttcttaccaTTCCCATCAGCCCTAGTGAAGCCCCCATGTGGTTGGGAGGTTGGCAGCCTGCCTCCTTTCAGATTCTGTCATGACAACAGGGTTACCACACTAGCCTCTACTGACTGGGCTGCTGTGCAGTTTGTCAGGGGCCCCTGGCACCTGCCCCGGCTCCTGGGGTGCGGTTAGAGCACTGAGGGGGACAGAGCCAGGACAGTAATTAAGACAGAAGCCTCCCTGATCCCAGAGAGCATGGTCCTAACGTGGCCCTCTGTACTCTCCCATAGGCTACCATTATGGACGTCACATGGGGCTTCCCTGCCACCCAGTGAGGCTCATTACCCTGCCAAGGACTGCTGTGATGGATTAATAGACCCAGCAAGTGGCCAGACCATGTGTGGTGCCTGGGAGCATGTGTGAGCCCTGCTCTGCTCCCTGGTGCCCTGGCACACTGACGCAAAGGCATCAGGACGTCTTACCTAGCAGACATgctcacatgtgcacacatgcatgcacaaatgCTGACGGATTCAAAGAGATAACTAATTAGTTGTAAAAACTTAACAGCATCAGTGAGTGGCTTGCAGTTAGCAGTTATCCTCATGTCCTGTAGGGGAGGACGGATTTTGAAGTTGGCATGAACAACCAAGGTCAGGCTTATTGTCATTATACAAGGTTGCAGAAATTAGTTGTGGATTCATACGAGGCGCAGAGGTCGGCGTATAGACGTTCAATCTCTGAAAggtttatattttaaagtatGTGGGGCAACAGAGGACGTTCAAGTGATAAATTGCTCCAGAAATATGTTTAATAGAGCAAAAAAAGTTAGTGACAGGAGATGTAAAAATGgtgggggaagaaaaaaagctgttaGCTGTGCAATGCTTAAGCTATAGTGTGCAGGGGATAGTGGATTCTTTAGTCAAGCACTTACACATGGGATATTTAaaaggaagtgatgtattaagcTGTTTTATTACCTTTTGTTACCAAAGAGGTTTGCGGTTCAAATCCCAGGTGACAGTTCCTCTCATTTGGTCGTCTGTGGTTCCAACAAATGGAGATAGAATAAGGGACGAGCAGTTCAGGGATAACACCCTGGATACCAATTAATGCAGTGGTTTAAAAGcactttatttttcctgcatAGAGAGACCTGCAGTAGTCaaggagagaggaaataaaagcatgaattaTAGCATATAGCACCTATAACAACATTGTTTGAATATCTAATCGTAAATCTGAGGGACCGTTTCCTTGTTACTGCACCATTGAATGTATGTATAAATAAGTATGCTTGAATAGACAGTTGAACCCTCTGGGGTTCATAATGTGATGTGTCTTTTTTGTGTTGATGTACTCTAAggtgaaaaatgtattgtttggtCATATAGGTAattgtgtgttgtgatgtggGAAAATATATCAATTACTAAGGCAATTAATGTATGAGGTATATAAGGGGAAAATCCAAATCATTCAAAAATAACTTGCCATGTCAAGTTATGcctcaccaaggcccaacagtcctcttatgaagACGCACTTAAATTTACATTGCAGAATATTGTACACACTTATACATATCAGTCCCCAAACATGTTAAATCCaggatcccccccccccgatcTGGATCCacttcaaaatgtaatgggttcttctctgacccctACCACATCTTTCTTATTATTGGATggccaaacatttcctccactGTTCAGAAATGTTTGTCTACCTGTCACAAACCTGATTACATGTCAGACCTACACAGTGACTAACAGTGCTCAGAGTAGCTTGTTATGTAACACAGTTAAAATATTGATCCAGTCACTCAGAGAAGCCACCTTATTTGTGATTACATAAATGAATAAGAacctttttaataaaaaacagactGTGAAGTTTCTAGTCTGATTTCCTAAACTATGACAGAGGGTtattgattaaattattatttgataattaattaataatacatttgatgatgcaaaaataatgtttcacttccacttctatatttatatataatgacATTGTAAAATCAAGATAGCTGTTTCCTCTTTATGGAAGAAACTGTTTCTCAATTCCACATCTATGAAACGTCCTCTGCTAGTCCTCTGTTTGGACAGACTTtgaattgaaaaccttttttccAGGAGCTTTCTTTTGGAACCAGAGAGGAATGAATTGACAGACAGATACAGCAGCCTAATACAGCAGCCTAATACCAACCTGTAGCTTCCATCTTGATTGATTTATTGGTAAAAACACTGGAGAGTGAACATGTTACCCAGACTGCCTAATTTCTCTCCATTTAACAGGAGAAGTCATTTCTGAATTAATTCAGCTTTCTGTGATGAGATTCTAGCTGGCACAACTGAAATGAGATGGGACCTTAATGAGCACCATGCTGAATAGCTCTTAATCTAATTTAGCAAGTGCCCTTTGGAATTTGGGTTCAACAAGAGTTTCTTACTGAATATTTTCTTAAAGTTtctgtgcatttatttatttttcgaTCTGTCTCCACACAGGTTGTGGACTCTCCTTAAATCTGAATGCATCCCTGACCATCATCAGCAAATATTTCTTGGCCAGACGTCCTCTAGCCAACGGACTGGCCATGGCTGGGAGTccagtgtttctttgtttagTGGCCCCTCTAAACCAATATTTACTGGACAAGTTTGGCTGGAGAGGAAGTCTGCTCATCCTCGGGGCTCTGATGCTCAATTGTTGTGTCGCTGGGGCCCTGATGAGACCAGTTCTTCTGCCTTGTAACTCTTGTGCATCACAGAAGATGGTGGGAGAAGAGCCGAACATGTGCAACACTAAGGTAAAAAAAGGCTGCATGAAGGAGGCTAAGAACTTCTTAAATGTGTCTTTATTCAAGAATCGAGGCTTCGTCTTTTACCTCATAGGAAACATGATGTTCATCTTCGGTGCCTATGCGCCCATCGTGTTCCTGCCTGCCTATGCCATCAGCCAGGGTGTAGATGAGTACTCTGCGGCCTATCTGCTCTCTATTATGGGCTTCGTGGACATGTTTGTTCGTCCTGGAACCGGTCTGTTAGCCAATAGCAAGTGGATCAGACCCAGAATCCAGTACCTCTTCAGTTTTGCTATGGTTTTCAACGGTACGTGCCACTTACTGTGCCCGCTGCTGAATACCCATGCCTTCCTGATCGGATACACAGTGTTTTTTGGTATTGGCTTTGGAATGGTCTTCGCCCTCATATTTGAATGCCTGATGGACCTGATGGGAAGTCAGCGCTTCCCCAGTGCTGTTGGAATGGTCACCATCATCGAGTGCTTCCCCATGCTACTGGGACCCCCTACTGCAGGTACCTAAACACACTCAACAAAAACTATCCATCTCAGAAAACATAGAATCAGTCTGActggtttaaaaacacaaacatgctttTCAATGACCATTTCTACATGAACACTAACATGCTGATAttaaacagataaacacaatAGTGTGAAGAAGACACTGATGACCTTACCATACTGGGATTgagcaataatcaaattaagaaATGGAGTTGACAGACATACAGTTATTCTCTTGATGTAGTCTTAATCACATTCTAATGTCCTACGGGAGTTTTTACTGCATTTTGTGACATTGACATTCCACAGTTACCATCTGCTTGACGACACATgaaaacaagatggaaaaataaaaataaatgatagcttttgcaaaatcagaaagaaaacactcaaaATAGTATAGGGCAGCATCGTACAGTAAACAATCTCAGGTTGGGATTGTAATTGTAATAACATCGGATGTAATGGTGTGAGTCATAATCAGAATTAGCTCTGTAACATGTGCACTGGATTATTAAAGGAATATGTTCGCAGCAACTCATGTAACATCACAATGGACATACAGTAATTGTATTAAGAGTAAGGGCAAAAgtcagaatattggtgtccatgtagtCAGTGTTTAAGTACCTACCTTGTAGAATATGATAAACCATACACCAACAATCAAATAGTGTAAACGGATCCTTTTCTCTCAATTACAAACAGAGACTTTTAACTCACTAGACAATTGATAGCTGTCTTATGGTGCTCCTGTCTGACGCTGAACTGCCAAGGGGATTTTATATTTCTTGATACTGTTACTTGAATCTAAAACAAGAGCCTGAATGATGTCACACACCTCAATTACAAACCCCACAGCTACAGTTTTGAAGCTTAATGATCTCTAATCTATAGTGAACATGTTAGAACAGTAAAAAAGCAGACTCTTAATCCCCAGACATTTCTCACGGGAGCTCCAGCAATCACGTCTCCTCGATAACATCGCTGCCTGTCACAGAGCTCAATAAATAgatcatataaataaaatggacaTCATTGATAAATTATTCTCTTGGTAGGTATTATAAGTGAgggtttgtgttattattttatttcacagcatAAATCTACAATTGGAATCACTGAAGTTATTTTTGCTTAGCTGAAGAAATAGTAGAAAAAGCTGTTATCGTCTGATGATGTATGACCCCAGCACTGCTGTGTCTGAGAGAGCTTTAGATAAAAGTGTTGGACAGCTATCTTCATGGTAAGAATGACTGTGTAATCAGATTGATATTGTTTACCCTCTCTGCCATTTTCAAGACAGTTGCACTTTTTGAAAATCCCACTGTAAGACATTCTTTTGTTGATTGATTAAAAACTGAGGCTTTGTATGCAATGATAGAAACTGTCTTTGAGAAAGGAGCCATTcaagaaaatagtttttcaaTTGAGTAATAGCACTTTGAATTGAGGCAGGCAGAAAAGAAGTTCTTCAAGCACGTGAATTTATTGATGCTTAATGCTAATGCAGCTACTTTGTTGTGAAATGGTCTTTAAACAATTCACATGGATATATTTCCACAAAACTGCATAAAAAGTACCAAAAAGGCCAAATAGGCCAGAATTATTTTGcagaaaaaatcctggatccgccccctgatccacaCCAcattttaatgggttcttccctgacctgcCACATCCTTCCATCGAGTTTAATTCTAGTTTCTGCATTATTCTGCTAAAAAGAGACATCAAACGCAGACGAAAACATAtcttccttggcagaggtagttATAGCCCGCACAAACCAGGAGGTGAAGATTTTCCTGCATCACACCAATGATGAAACAAGGAGGATTCTCATTAAGTTAAATTCAAACATGTTGCAAAGTTTACCGGTTTGTTGTCTGGTGATTCACCATTTGCTGAAACCATTAACTCTTAACCCTTTTTTCAaacaagttaaaataaaaattgaaaaaaattgaAACATTAAGCATTACATTAACCACGTGCACCACATGTCTTTAATATTCTTTGTCTCTATAATCCCACACACTGCGCTCACAGAAGTCCACATCACAACATCCATCTGCACGTGTAATGAGTATTTGAGCcattaaacagatttaaacTGCATAACACTCACAAGCTTCCTCACCAGTAACTGATTCGCTGTCTGTGCAACAATCAGTCCACCAACTTTTGAGTTCATTCAGTGTCCCTGACAAATACACAGAGGGCGTCGAGTACCTGCTCATCAACTGTGCATATCGTCCCAGTGACAAACTTCTGTTTTGCCTCCAACCCAGGTTTTAATGAGGTGAAAATTTATAGGCCCCCAGTTTGTCTGGTGCGACTATGTTCTCAGGCGCTCATTTAATAGGGTAAATAAGTGCCTCCCTGCACGTCTAACGTTCTCCTCCAGAGGGCACAATCGTTATTTCTCCCCCAACTCCGCTGCTTGTTACTGCTCCCTCAAAACCTGCGGGTCAATCCAATTAGGAGAAAGCGAGTTAAGTGGGTGTAATTAGCCTTTTGCTTTGGGTGTTTAATGACGCTCGGTTCAAACTCTCGTCGTCAAAGTCCTGTACCTGGGCCATAATTAAGCTGTGAATGCATTAAAAAGAGGTGACCACACCAAATAGACCTAATTACTGCTCAGCCAATCAAGGATAGTCTTAATGAGGCCTATGTCACCAGCGTACACGCATCAGATGAGTGCTATCAATCAGACGATGCGGCCGTCATTGAGATGCTTGGAACTGATCCAAATGTGACCCATGCCAGTGTCCAACTGTaagtgcacacacgcacataaacaTCATCAGGATCTGTCGTAAAGATGATAATTAGTGTACTTAAGATGAACAAGGAAGGAAACTGCCCTATAAAATTAATCGATTGTGTGGTAAGCAATAAAGGTGCCTCCCACATTGTTAAGTAAAActgtctcagcagtcagaacaaaacatttcttcGGGGttggaagaagaaagaagctgAAGGTTGTTGTTGAGGTGAAAATAAATTGCAGGtgtgggatgtaacaaagtacatttacttagtTACACTTTAGTACATTTTTCAGGtttctttaattttctcaaGTGGAATTATATTCAGGTACTTTTCAGTTTTACTCTtctacatatatcagcaaatatcggtactttctactccactacattttcagatttttagaGTTCATCAATGATGAAAGGGGAATCGATGCAATCAAAGCGTGCCAGAAACATTAGACTCCACCTCCTTTAGCGAGAGCAAAGAGCAGCATCGCCATCACTGGCAAACACCACCCTGCAATAATGATGTATTAGATCACAGATAATTGCATCAGGGAATAGGCTACACGCAAGTTACTTTCAATACTTTAAATATACTGGAAGcaagtacttacttttactcaagtggaaaagttaatgtggtacttaaacatttcacttttactgaagtaaaatgtTATGCACTTCCTCCACACTGAAAAACTgttcactgtttttttaaattctcaaatGATGCTGAGGAATAAACCCATGTCTCTGATTAGCAGGAGCGAGCGTCTCTCTATAGGAACACCTCCTGACTTCATCAGAAATCTCAATAACATTCCCGCGTCCCAAATTGGCTGATGCCTCTGTCAGGAAGAGACTTCATCATATAATATATGACAAAAGAGATTGAAGTTTTTAGTTACTATGATGGATTTCTGTCAGTTGGATTCCAGAAAAGTCATTTATGAGATCACTGTAGATCTAAAGGGACAAAAAAAAGTCTGACACTTCGAGcaaattttaaaaacacaatttatgaCAAAAATGCAAATTCTCATGTAGGCTAAAGGTGGGCAGCTTCCCGCTTTTCATCATGAAAACCTGTGGGAAGCAGAAACGCTGGCTGCCTTCCAGACAACCATCTACTCATTAAAGTCCAGCTGGCTACTTCATCTCACACATTTTTGGTTCtaataaaacagttttgatGAACAACTTGCTATGCATGTACATTTAACAACAACCAGCTTCCATAATGATGTGAGCCTGATGACAATTTCTAAATGATTAGGAACGGTGCTTCAATGCTTCCTAACTTATCTCCATggaaacacacccacacaaatacaaaaaactgAACAGCTAATTCATTCTCATGACATGATCCAGAACTGATGTGAATTCTCTGTTTTTCCCTGTCACATCTGTCTAGTCAAGAATCACAGTCAGCAACAGGCTTATTGAACTTATAGTTCTCAAAATCATTGTCAGAACTAAATTTGTACCAAAGTACAAAAGTCACTTCGACCCCCAGATTGTAGAAAGCAATCAAAAAATATCTTTCTCCTCTTATATAATGTTTTCTCCCATTTTTTTCGctcacattattatattatttcaacatttcagtcctggtattttcattttcaattcaattaatttgGTTATTATTTACTTATGTTCTGAAGTGAGATAAATGGGGATTTTAATATATTGACCTGAATACACAGAACATCTTAGATTTAGAGGTATGGCAACACTCGCCCATCGATCCATATCTGGAGGGCGAGTGGGTGTTGGGGGTCGGGGAGGATGCAGTAAAGTCTCTGAAAACCTGGAAGCTTACGTCTGATCTAAACCACATTTGTCACTTGTCTGCAGACTTGGGCTTGGTATTTATGGCTCTCAGAATGGGCCTCTCCTCTGATTCGTTTTGGTAGCAGCCGCCCAAATAGCCTTCCCAGAGATGCAGTGAGAGCCAGGAAGAGTGTAATGGCCCTCTGTCGTTTCTGACACGGCTCTTCTCAGTCTGGCTCCAGTtcacgctctctctcttccacacaTAAGCCAAAGTTTGGTCTTGCTCGTCATCTCCAAACTTGTCAAGTGGTCAAATGAAGATACTATTCAGTGACATATTGTGTTTTGCTTGTCGTGATGGACCAGTAGTTTGAAATATCAACATTTCTTTGCTGCCCTTCTCCGCACAGGTTTACTGGTGGACATCTGTGGCGACTACAAGTACCTTTTCTTCATGTGCGGCTCTGTGATCGTGGCAGGTGGACTCTTTCTCTTCGTGACAAACATCTACAACTACCACATGCTAGATAAAGAGAAGATGGAAAAGGACAGAGAGCAGAAGGAAAAACCCTCAGAGAACCAGGAGCAGGTGAGCCTCTCAGAGGTACAGATATAACCTACTCCTGAGGCAGTGATGGAAGGAACTGAGCCCACAGCTAAAGAGGTGAATCCACCGAGATCCACGAATTACACACGAACACCAAATTAAACATATGCCCCTGTTCAGCCTGGATTCTAGGGGTCATAAGTGTAGTGCTGCTGGAGCGGACAGGATTCTGTCCATTTTGCTTTCTCTAAGTGAGTAAATGCAGCGTTTACAGTAAACCGTTTGAAATTATATGTGCTGCCAATAGAGGAGCAATACAATCATATGTATAGCAGCAGCTCCCAGAGGCCTTTGGGCTGCACAGAAAAACATCCCTCCACACAACATTCAGTCCTTCTGcctgtttctttatttgtaaTGAAAGACACATTACACCTTCATGTTAAACCTGTGCTGCATCCACAGAGCCTGCTGGGAACAAAAGCTTGTTTTCACACTCTGTTACATGAGCTTGACCCTTTGCAActtttcctctttgatagaCCAGTGCGTTCACCAAGAACACTTCCCTAGTGCAGCCAACACTTGGTAAAAACAGCACCACTTTGGATATAGATACAGCCTGGAAGCCAGACCAATCAGCAGGCTCATATTTATTCACCCTCGAAGATGAGCCAGGCCCCCCTTCCCATTCAGACTGATTTCCGTCTGTCCTGTTACTGGTCGAGCCAACCACAGCCATTTATATAAAACGGCGCGGGTTTGATTTGATGAGTGATGAGTTGATGAGAAGCACTTTTCCTAAAAACTAAGATGGCTACTACTGTTGAATCCAATAGAAACACTGTTTAATGAACAGGGTGGTATATTTTctctcaaagaaaaacaactactGTTGGCTGTagtctgtttacatttttttgttacTCTGCACTGTCACGTTTGTtactctgattggctgtaggTCTGATCCCCCACAAGTGAAAACcccctgaaaataaaaaaaaaggacataaGGAGTTCTTGACCCAT includes:
- the LOC109629297 gene encoding monocarboxylate transporter 2-like; translation: MPPSPPDSLGYKPLDGGWGWMVVFGAHISIGFAYSTPKVLSIFFKAIQEDLGASYSEIAWISSIMLAVMYAGGPVSSMLVSRFGSRPIVMLGGLMCGVSMVTASFGNSIVYIYFFIGIIGGCGLSLNLNASLTIISKYFLARRPLANGLAMAGSPVFLCLVAPLNQYLLDKFGWRGSLLILGALMLNCCVAGALMRPVLLPCNSCASQKMVGEEPNMCNTKVKKGCMKEAKNFLNVSLFKNRGFVFYLIGNMMFIFGAYAPIVFLPAYAISQGVDEYSAAYLLSIMGFVDMFVRPGTGLLANSKWIRPRIQYLFSFAMVFNGTCHLLCPLLNTHAFLIGYTVFFGIGFGMVFALIFECLMDLMGSQRFPSAVGMVTIIECFPMLLGPPTAGLLVDICGDYKYLFFMCGSVIVAGGLFLFVTNIYNYHMLDKEKMEKDREQKEKPSENQEQVSLSEVQI